In Tsukamurella tyrosinosolvens, the genomic window TCGCGCGAGACGTACAGGCCGATCTTCGCCGGCAGGATCACCGGGCGGCCGAAGCGCACGTGGTGCACGACCGCGTCGGGGATGTGGCCCTCGACGACGCGCAGCATCGCCGCGGCCGTCCACGCGCCGTGCGCGATCGAGGACGGGAAGCCGAACGCCTTGCCGCCGATCGGCGACATGTGGATCGGGTTCCGGTCGCCGCTGACGCCGGCGTAGCGGCGGATCAGGCCGCCGTCGGCCGAGAGCAGCGCGTCGGGGGCGCCGGGGCGGCCCTCCTTCGGCGCGGGCCCCGACGGCTCGCCGGACAGGGACGTCCGCTGCTGGATCAGCATCGTCGACACCTCGGAGGCCACCGACGCGCCGGACGCGTCCGTGAACTCGGTGGTGAAGTCGATGAGCATGCCCTTGCGGTGCTCGCGGAGGTTGCCCACCGAGGTGCGCAGCGTGAGCTTCTCGCCCGGCTCGACCCGGCGGCGCCGCGTGATCGTGTTCTCCACGTGCACCGACCCCACCGCCGCGGCGGGGAAGTCGTCGGCGAGGAACAGGTCCATGATCAGCGGGAAGGAGAGCACGTAGAGGTACATCACGGGTACCTCGCCGGTGTTCTTGAGCCCGACGACCTCGCAGTACTCGCCGACCCGCACGGGATCCACGTCGACGGCGAGCTCGACGGTCCGGTCCGGCAGCGGGGTCTCCGGCTTGAGCGGGCCCTGCTTGCCGATCACGGGCAGGATGCCGCGCAGCCCGCGCGTGAGCACGGACAGGCTCGACGGCGGCGCCTGCAGGACGGTGGTCTTGGCGGCCATGATCAGGCCCCCAGCAGGCTCTGACCGCAGACGCGCACGACGTTGCCGGTCACCGCGGCCGAGGACGGCGCGGCGAAGTAGGAGATGGTCTCCGCGACGTCGACGGTCTGGCCGCCCTGCTGCAGCGAGTTCATGAGGCGGCCGGCCTGGCGGGTGGCCAGCGGGATCGCGGCGGTCATGGCGGTCTCGATGAAGCCGGGCGCCACGGCGTTGATGGTGATGTTCTTCTTCGCCAGGACCGGGGTGTAGGCGTCGACGATGCCGATGACGCCGGCCTTGGTCGCGCC contains:
- a CDS encoding MaoC family dehydratase, coding for MAAKTTVLQAPPSSLSVLTRGLRGILPVIGKQGPLKPETPLPDRTVELAVDVDPVRVGEYCEVVGLKNTGEVPVMYLYVLSFPLIMDLFLADDFPAAAVGSVHVENTITRRRRVEPGEKLTLRTSVGNLREHRKGMLIDFTTEFTDASGASVASEVSTMLIQQRTSLSGEPSGPAPKEGRPGAPDALLSADGGLIRRYAGVSGDRNPIHMSPIGGKAFGFPSSIAHGAWTAAAMLRVVEGHIPDAVVHHVRFGRPVILPAKIGLYVSRDEATGGTEIVAKDLKKGFPHVTATVTPL